A section of the Virgibacillus sp. NKC19-3 genome encodes:
- a CDS encoding ABC transporter substrate-binding protein: MKKYLLLFVFLTIGLILTACGDSEDATEANGAKGEIDVYTHNDSEEMQDLVKGLEDETGIGVNVLRLSSGEGWSRMNSEAPDFGADMQWGMLHSIALKAENEDYLEPYDSPTWEDVPDEFKDEDGKWYGWSYWFNLLAINTDILEEKGLDKPESWEDLLDPQYKGEIVLPDPGTSGTSYLFVSTIMQIMGEDEGWDYLEKLDENVGQYAKSGDAPAQMTAQGEYAIGITWDQAVYNRVDEGYPLEAVIPNEGVGYDLDVVWMFKDTKNKELVEEAIDYIGSEEGMKKSAEHRSMVTNPNIEGTAEEIEDYLIDYDAVWAEENRDRIMKEWRENFS; encoded by the coding sequence ATGAAAAAATATCTATTGCTATTTGTATTTCTTACCATCGGTTTGATTCTTACGGCATGCGGCGATTCTGAAGATGCAACTGAAGCAAATGGTGCAAAAGGCGAAATTGATGTTTATACCCATAATGATTCGGAAGAAATGCAGGATTTAGTGAAAGGATTAGAAGATGAAACGGGTATTGGTGTGAATGTATTACGGTTATCCAGTGGAGAAGGATGGAGCCGGATGAATTCGGAGGCCCCCGATTTCGGAGCCGATATGCAATGGGGGATGCTGCACAGTATCGCGCTAAAAGCGGAAAACGAAGATTATTTAGAACCGTATGATTCCCCAACATGGGAAGACGTCCCTGATGAATTTAAAGATGAAGACGGAAAATGGTATGGATGGTCTTATTGGTTTAATTTGCTGGCAATCAATACAGATATTTTGGAAGAGAAAGGGCTAGACAAGCCGGAATCATGGGAGGATTTATTGGATCCTCAATATAAAGGCGAAATTGTGCTACCAGACCCCGGTACATCGGGAACATCCTACTTGTTCGTCTCCACTATTATGCAAATTATGGGAGAAGATGAAGGATGGGACTATTTAGAAAAGCTGGATGAAAACGTTGGACAATACGCAAAATCAGGTGATGCACCTGCACAAATGACTGCTCAAGGCGAATACGCAATTGGTATAACCTGGGACCAAGCTGTTTACAACCGGGTTGATGAAGGATATCCATTAGAAGCTGTTATACCGAATGAAGGGGTAGGCTATGACTTGGATGTGGTATGGATGTTCAAAGATACAAAAAATAAGGAGTTGGTCGAAGAAGCCATTGATTATATCGGTTCCGAAGAAGGGATGAAAAAATCTGCTGAGCATCGTTCGATGGTAACAAATCCAAATATAGAAGGAACGGCAGAAGAAATAGAAGACTACCTGATTGATTATGATGCGGTTTGGGCCGAGGAAAATCGTGATCGAATCATGAAGGAATGGCGGGAAAATTTTTCATAA
- a CDS encoding HAD family hydrolase, giving the protein MSVVAINGNTYEIDCILFDKDGTIIDFTLWVHWAEAFIDLIDDQVSCNKGLLARSLGFSYENRSWDPKGPLAIGSLQDLLSILSLGLYQQGVPWNQAYQVVNDAHQALEESFPIHNHVKPIKGLIHFLEQAKKHGMKMGIVTSDNYEKAVQHLNALGITDYFLTIVGHDLVQRGKPYPEMVDYACEQLHVDPRKTLIIGDSNGDMMLGKNSGVKIRIGIVSVPAMQTGHLQDADYIINDYQAITLQEA; this is encoded by the coding sequence ATGAGTGTTGTTGCGATAAACGGAAATACGTATGAAATTGACTGTATTTTATTTGATAAAGATGGAACGATCATTGATTTTACACTGTGGGTTCACTGGGCAGAAGCATTTATTGATTTGATTGACGATCAGGTCTCCTGTAACAAAGGTTTATTGGCCCGTTCGCTGGGATTTTCTTACGAGAATCGATCATGGGATCCGAAAGGACCACTAGCTATCGGATCTCTGCAAGATCTATTATCTATTCTATCTTTGGGGCTTTATCAACAAGGTGTTCCTTGGAATCAAGCGTACCAGGTAGTCAATGATGCCCATCAAGCGTTGGAGGAGTCATTTCCCATTCATAACCATGTCAAACCGATTAAAGGACTCATCCATTTCTTGGAACAGGCGAAAAAACATGGAATGAAAATGGGCATCGTCACATCGGATAATTACGAAAAGGCTGTCCAGCATTTGAATGCATTAGGGATTACGGACTATTTTTTAACTATTGTTGGGCATGATCTTGTCCAACGAGGTAAGCCATATCCGGAAATGGTTGACTACGCTTGTGAGCAGTTACATGTCGATCCTCGAAAGACGCTAATTATTGGTGATTCGAATGGAGATATGATGCTTGGCAAGAACAGCGGGGTTAAGATTCGCATTGGTATTGTTTCGGTACCTGCGATGCAAACGGGACATTTACAAGATGCGGATTATATTATAAACGACTATCAAGCTATTACATTGCAAGAAGCTTAA